The proteins below come from a single Aegilops tauschii subsp. strangulata cultivar AL8/78 chromosome 6, Aet v6.0, whole genome shotgun sequence genomic window:
- the LOC109764242 gene encoding histone H2B.4, whose translation MAPKAAEKKPVEKTPAGKKPKAEKKVPASKEGGDKKGKKKAKKSVETYKIYIFKVLKQVHPDIGISSKAMSIMNSFINDIFEKLAGESAKLARYNKKPTITSREIQTSVRLVLPGELAKHAVSEGTKAVTKFTSA comes from the coding sequence ATGGCCCCCAAGGCAGCCGAGAAGAAGCCGGTGGAGAAGACCCCCGCGGGCAAGAAGCCCAAGGCGGAGAAGAAGGTGCCGGCGTCCAAGGAGGGCGGCGacaagaaggggaagaagaaggccaagaagagcGTGGAGACCTACAAGATCTACATCTTCAAGGTGCTCAAGCAGGTGCACCCGGACATCGGCATCTCCTCCAAGGCCATGTCCATCATGAACTCCTTCATCAACGACATCTTCGAGAAGCTCGCCGGCGAGTCCGCCAAGCTCGCGCGGTACAACAAGAAGCCCACCATCACGTCCCGGGAGATTCAGACCTCCGTCCGCCTCGTCCTCCCCGGCGAGCTCGCCAAGCACGCCGTCTCCGAGGGCACCAAGGCCGTCACCAAGTTCACCTCGGCCTAG